From the genome of Halobacterium sp. R2-5:
GGCCTCAATTGCAGCGACGATTCGCGGACACCACGAAATGGGGACGAAGCGTTTCCGCTTGTTTTTCGTCCGATATCGCTCATGGAGGTGTCTCTCTTCAACAGAGTCGTAGGGGTCTTTGGGGGTATGGTTCTTGGTGGCTTGCTCATGGCAGTACTTACACAGGCAAGGTTCGAACGCCGGGAGCTCTATTAATCCGTATTTCCGGCGGAGCCACCCCTCGTGGAAGTGCATTGCCTCGCTGACCCGCATCTTCAGCCGACCAGTCAGTAACAGAAACGTCGTACCGATCAGTCGGAGTTCGGGATCGTTGATTCGCAGTGCTGCATTGTAGATATCCGCGAATAACCACCGGTCAAGCGCGTCTTCTCGTGAGTATCTTCGCTTCCTCATGTCGAACGTGATGAGCCGGTTATGTAAGAATGTCTGCCCTCACAGTGTCGGATGGAATCAGTCACATGGGACATTTTCGCGTCGGATGAAGCAACGGCTCAAGACATCCTACGCAATTCACTCTTGTATCGCGTTTCCATCAACGCATAGCTAGCCGCTCTGTACGTCTTCCCTCAGAGTGGTGAACACGACTGATAGCGAAGCCGCTTGGATGGTGTCGGTAGATACACTCATTCCCCGGATCCCTGTGGCGCTAATCAAGAATCCATCTCAGGTCTGCTAGGAACAATCAGCGCCATTCCGAGTTCTGCTCTCTGATGTATCACGAGTGGTGTGCATACGGCGAGGGTTTTTATTTGACTGGTTAATATGCCGGTTTGATTCAACCATGCGACAGCACAGGCTTGAACCAATCAGTCCGGCGGAAGCCAAAGCGATGTATCTGGACGAGCGTCGGGAAGATGCGAGATACGCGACTCGCCGCACGATCGAGACCGGTGTCAGTATCTTCGTCGAGTGGACTGACGAGGCCGGCATCGACAACATGAATGACGTCCAGGGCCGCCAGTTACGCAAATTCCGGAGCTGGTGCAAGAACACCTCGGACAACAACACCGTCAGCCTCAACGGCGTCATGGGCGTTCTGCGGCGGTTTCTCGTGTTCTGCGTCGAAATCGAGGCGGTGTACCCCGACGTCCCCGAGAAGACGCCGATGCCAAACGTCCCCGACGACGAAGCCGTGTCGGACGAGAAACCGACTGACGAGGAGGTAAATTCGATCCTCGAATTCCTCGAAGCGCACGAGCCATACTCGCGTCGGCACGTGGAGTTCCGCCTGATGAAGGAACTCGGAGACAGGGTCGGAGCGGTTCGCGCGATCGACGTCAGGGACGTCGATGTAGACGAGCGAGTCATCCGGCTCCGACACCGACCGGAGCCACAGCGACCGGACGTCCGCGGGACGCCACTCAAAAACGGCAGCGACGGGGAACGGACCCAGAACATCTCGCAGGGACTCGCAGACGTGATCCAGGGGTATCTCGACAGCCCGCAGCGCCATGACGTGACGGACAAGTTCTGCCGCAGGCCGCTGTTGACGACGAGGGACGGTCGGCCGGATATCACGACGATTCGGCGTGACATCTACAAACTCACGCGGCCGTGTACGTACACCGGCGAGTGTCCGCACGACCGCGACATCGGCGAGTGTGATGCGACGATCAGTCGGCAAGCCTCGGAGTGCCCGTCGAGCCAGAGCCCGCATCCGCTGCGCCGCTGGTCCATCGAACACCAGATCGAGAGCGGTGTCTCCAAGGAGCTGCTCGCCGACCGAGTCGATGTTTCCGTCCCGGTACTGAACGAGCACTACGACCGGCGGTCGGAGGAACGAAAGCGCCAACACCGGCTCGAAGTGCTTGAGAAGATCTTCGACGACTACGGCGACCCTGACGAGACCATTGACGCCAACGTCCTCGTGGACATGTTCGTAAGCGCGGACGGGTCCGTCGATACGAACGCGCTGATGGACTTCAACAGAGAGCACGAGTCCGAGGAGTCGTCAAGCGAGGACAGCGACACGCCGGACGGTCAGATGACGCTCGACGACCTCACCGACGGGTCCACGGGCGTCTTACACCCTGGGATGCTGTTCGCCGTTGCCGGCTTTGCTGTCGGCCAGTTGCTCGTAGACCGTCTCCGCCGCGAGCTCGAAACGCTGACCGCCAAGCCCGGTACGTCGCTTCATCCGAACGGAGAGCGGATGGCGAAGGGTGCTGCCGCGTATTCGCTGTTCGTGGGCATGGTCGCGTTCAACCTACATGCGCTCGCCCTGATTCCCGGTGCAGTCATCTAATCGCGTCCGACTGAAACAACCGGCTCTGGCTTAATACCCCGAATCGTCACGTTGAGTGCGCGGGCTCGTTCTGCGAAGCGGCGTGGCGGCAGTCGGATTCCAAACCACAGTCGTCGCAGTCGGGGGAGCGCGCCGTGCATACCGCTGCCGCGAAGTCCAGCATCGCGTGGAGGAAATCGCTACTGCGCTCCGGGGGTACGATCGCATCGGCGAGGACGTCAATACCGACACTGTCCGGGTCGATGCCGAAGAAGCGAGACACCAGACGTCGGACGTTCGTATCTACTGCCGTCGTCTCCGCGTCGAATGCGTGGGCGAGCACCGAGCGGGCCGTGTACTCCCCGACGCCGTGGAGCGCAACAAGGTCGGTTCGACTCCTCGGGACGTCGCCCCCGTACCGCGCTAACAGTTCCGAGGAACAGCGCTCCAGATACTGCGCTCGTTTGCGGAGCCCAAGCGGCGCGATTCGCTCTGCGAGCTCGTGCGAGGGTGCGGCGACGACGCACTCCGGCGTCGGATACCGGGCGACGAAGGGAACGTACGCGCCGGATACCGCCGACGCGGTCGTCCGCTGAAGCAGTATCTCCGCGACGAGAACCTCGAAGGATGTACGCTCGTCCGCTCGCCACGGAAGTGAGTGGCGTCCGTGCTCCTGATACCACTGGAGTAGCGGTTCCACGAACGTCCGATCGACGCGTCTCATATGGACCCTGGCCGCGCTATCAGTAAAGAATCTATACCAGCACCGGTCGTCCGCATCCCCTAATGCCGCCTACAGACGTTCGAAATACTTCGAGGCACACGGACACGCGTGGCCATGTGCGGATCCGTTGATAGCTATACGAGCAAGTGCTCGTATTCCGTCCGTCTTCTGGTCGCCTTCAGAGATCCTGCCGCCGTTGGACTTCGTCGACGTACGCTGCCCGAGATTGGTCGTCAAGGAACTCCCATGGATCCGGGAACGATGTCGCCTCCGCGGAAGCTCGGGCACTTAGATCCAGGACGCGTTCTGCTTCTTGGACGGCTTCGCGCATCGCGCGGATGTCGTCACGGGTCAGTTCTTCCCCTTGTGCGAGACGCGCGGAGGCTTCGCGGAATGCATCGCGGATGTCCTCCTCGCTGACGCGTTCCAGTTCTGCTCGGAGGAGGTCTCGACCGACTTCGCTCAACGAATCGTCGTCGGTCGTAATCGTCGTTTCACCGTCACCGTTCGTATTCGGAGCAGTCGACGACATGCAGTCTGTCCGAGACGCGGCAGTCGTGCGTACTTTCTGTTAGTCACTCCCGGGCGTTCCGAAGCCTCTGTGTAGCCCGGTGTTCGAGGGTGCGCTTCGCGTAGCCGGCGTCATCGCGGTCGCTCTCCGCGACTTCCTCGAAGGTCTTCCGTGAAATCTGCTTAGTTATCAGCTCGCCGTCTTCGATTCTCCAGGCGAACGGCTCCTCAGGGTTGATTCCTCGCTCGCGTAGGATTGAGCCGTCCACCCGTAGCGACATCACCATCTCGTCACCGTACTCAATTGCCTGTTCTCGGTCCAGCACTAAGTTTTCGAAGAAACCATCGCCATTCGGTTTCACGATCGCCCATTCTACGGACCATTCAGAGCTCAGACTAGTCGCTGCCATACGAGAGAACAGGTAGTGGAGATGAATAACCTCGTGCCCCGCTATGGTTTTCGTCGGCGTGAGATGTCTATTAGTCAGGTACGTCGAACCGACCGCCAAAGAATGAGCGGCGGATGGTGCTCGGATTATCTTCTCAGATCTCGTCGAGGTAGCCGCGTCGCTGCTCTAGTTTCACCTCCTTTGAGCGCTTGTCGTAGTGCTTGTCGAGCACTTTCCGACTCACATTCATTCTGTCACTGACAATTTCGGTGGGTACGTCTTCGGTAAGGAAGTGCGTGATGCTGCCGCGACGAATCGCGTGTGGGCTGACAGCCTCGGGGCATTTCCTGTCAGTACCCTGTTCGCAGTCCGGGCACGGCTCGTTGAGGTAGCACGGTGCGGTGACCTGGTTGATTTTCCGT
Proteins encoded in this window:
- a CDS encoding integrase — encoded protein: MYLDERREDARYATRRTIETGVSIFVEWTDEAGIDNMNDVQGRQLRKFRSWCKNTSDNNTVSLNGVMGVLRRFLVFCVEIEAVYPDVPEKTPMPNVPDDEAVSDEKPTDEEVNSILEFLEAHEPYSRRHVEFRLMKELGDRVGAVRAIDVRDVDVDERVIRLRHRPEPQRPDVRGTPLKNGSDGERTQNISQGLADVIQGYLDSPQRHDVTDKFCRRPLLTTRDGRPDITTIRRDIYKLTRPCTYTGECPHDRDIGECDATISRQASECPSSQSPHPLRRWSIEHQIESGVSKELLADRVDVSVPVLNEHYDRRSEERKRQHRLEVLEKIFDDYGDPDETIDANVLVDMFVSADGSVDTNALMDFNREHESEESSSEDSDTPDGQMTLDDLTDGSTGVLHPGMLFAVAGFAVGQLLVDRLRRELETLTAKPGTSLHPNGERMAKGAAAYSLFVGMVAFNLHALALIPGAVI
- a CDS encoding A/G-specific adenine glycosylase, whose amino-acid sequence is MRRVDRTFVEPLLQWYQEHGRHSLPWRADERTSFEVLVAEILLQRTTASAVSGAYVPFVARYPTPECVVAAPSHELAERIAPLGLRKRAQYLERCSSELLARYGGDVPRSRTDLVALHGVGEYTARSVLAHAFDAETTAVDTNVRRLVSRFFGIDPDSVGIDVLADAIVPPERSSDFLHAMLDFAAAVCTARSPDCDDCGLESDCRHAASQNEPAHST